Proteins encoded together in one Coffea arabica cultivar ET-39 chromosome 2c, Coffea Arabica ET-39 HiFi, whole genome shotgun sequence window:
- the LOC113724780 gene encoding ERAD-associated E3 ubiquitin-protein ligase HRD1B-like isoform X1 yields the protein MLRLQTYAGLSIIATLAVIYHAFSSRGQFYPAMVHLSTSKISLVLLLNMGLVIMCILWQLTKKIFLGSLREAEVERLNEQSWREVMEILFAITIFRQDFSVSFLAMVTTLLLIKALHWLAQKRVEYIETTPTVPAWSHLRIVSFMAFLLLVDTLFLYNSVKYLILTRQASVSLFFSFEYMILATTTVSTFIKYVFYVSDMLMEGQWEGKAVYTFYLELIRDLLHLSMYLCFFLVIFVNYGVPLHLIRELYETFRNFKVRVADYIRYRKITSNMNDRFPDATPEELNASDATCIICREEMTTAKKLLCGHLFHVHCLRSWLERQHTCPTCRALVVPPENGTITAGSRPDSHQQGTNMAGTSSHASASNDMANGNINQHQARLQAAAAAASIYGKSFVYPSASTPMWSQIYRSMGSIPADSGGEVDVTEQSQLRHFNNFPFAQLPPFTFAATSLNGERIHSNLSVSESQIDAQKKFLEHQIEVLQAQLQLIQKLYAEKTNATEATCASKGKTISSLSSSSSDCNQHVKTEDSDS from the exons atgctgaggctgcagACTTACGCTGGGCTCAGTATAATTGCAACCCTTGCTGTAATTTATCATGCCTTTAGCAGTAGAGGTCAATTCTATCCAGCCATGGTTCATTTATCCACCTCCAAGATCAGCTTGGTACTTCTCCTCAACATGGGCCTCGTCATTATGTGCATTCTCTGGCAGTTGACCAAGAAAATCTTCCTTGGTTCCCTCCGCGAAGCTGAGGTTGAGAGGTTGAATGAGCAGTCCTGGCGTGAAGTCATGGAAATACTCTTTGCCATCACTATTTTCCGCCAGGACTTTTCCGTCAGTTTTCTTGCCATGGTTACTACACTTCTCTTGATCAAAGCTTTGCATTGGTTGGCGCAGAAAAGGGTTGAGTACATTGAGACCACTCCAACTGTCCCTGCCTGGTCCCATCTCCGCATCGTCTCCTTTATGGCATTCCTACTCCTTGTCGACACCCTCTTCTTGTACAACTCTGTAAAGTATTTGATACTGACAAGACAGGCTtcagtttctctcttcttttctttcga GTACATGATACTAGCTACAACCACCGTCTCAACTTTTATCAAATATGTATTTTATGTCAGCGACATGCTTATGGAAGGACAATGGGAAGGCAAGGCTGTCTACACCTTCTATTTGGAGCTAATCCGAGATCTGCTACACTTGTCTATGTACCTGTGCTTTTTTCTTGTAATCTTCGT GAACTATGGTGTTCCTCTACACTTGATTCGGGAGCTTTATGAGACCTTTCGCAACTTCAAAGTTCGAGTTGCCGATTATATTCGGTATCGGAAGATCACTTCAAATATGAACGATCGTTTTCCAGACGCAACACCGGAAGAGCTTAATGC AAGTGATGCAACCTGCATTATTTGCCGTGAGGAGATGACTACAGCAAAGAAACTCCTTTGCGGGCATCTTTTCCATGTACATTGTCTTCGTTCATGGTTGGAAAGGCAGCACACATGTCCTACTTGCAGAGCACTTGTTGTACCACCTGAAAATGGGACAATTACAGCTGGATCGCGGCCTGATAGTCATCAACAGG GAACAAACATGGCTGGTACATCTTCTCATGCATCTGCTAGTAATGACATGGCAAATGGTAATATCAACCAACACCAGGCTAGACTCCAAGCTGCAGCAGCTGCTGCCTCAATATATGGAAAATCTTTTGTTTACCCTTCTGCAAGCACACCAATGTG GTCTCAAATATACAGGTCCATGGGCTCCATTCCTGCTGATTCAGGCGGTGAAGTAGATGTCACTGAACAGTCACAACTGCGCCACTTCAATAACTTTCCCTTTGCCCAACTCCCACCATTTACGTTTGCTGCAACAAGTTTGAATGGAGAGAGAATTCACAGCAACTTAAGTGTATCAGAGTCTCaaattgatgctcaaaagaAATTTCTGGAGCACCAGATTGAG GTTTTGCAAGCCCAGCTCCAGCTTATACAGAAGCTATATGCTGAGAAAACCAATGCTACAGAAGCAACTTGTGCCAGCAAGGGAAAGACCATATCGTCAttgtcttcctcttcttcaGATTGCAATCAGCATGTGAAGACTGAAGATTCAGATTCATAG
- the LOC113729806 gene encoding D-xylose-proton symporter-like 2 isoform X2 produces the protein MASYDRPHQPPTTASLLTKGGGGEIDDGAPEEEHLLLHENGEQQQQRLQSDNYSVLAAILPFLFPALGGLLYGYDIGATSSATISIQSPSFSGISWYDLSSVEVGLITSGSLYGALAGSVLAFNVADFLGRRRELIFSSLLYLLGALVTALAPNFVVLVIGRLVYGIGIGLAMHAAPMYIAETAPSQIRGRLISLKEFFIVMGMLFGYVVGSLLVETISGWRYMYGVSTPLAVIMAIGMWWLPASPRWILLRAIQGKGKLHDLREIAISSLCRLRGRAIGDSASQQVDEILSELSQLSEEKEATIAEMFQGKCLKALSIGAGLVLFQQITGQPSVLYYAATIFETAGFSAASDATTASIFLALLKLIMTAVAVLVIDRVGRRPLLLGGVSGMLSFGPIGWLMISEIFPLRSRGRGLSIAVLVNFGANALVTFAFSPLEDLVGAGVVFFIFGGIAVLSVIFIFFVVPETKGLTLEEIEAKLL, from the exons ATGGCTTCTTATGATCGTCCACACCAACCCCCTACTACTGCCTCCCTCCTCACAAAG GGCGGTGGTGGCGAGATTGACGACGGTGCACCAGAAGAAGAGCATCTTCTGCTGCATGAGAATGGGGAACAACAGCAACAACGCCTCCAATCCGACAATTATTCCGTACTTGCTGCAATCCTCCC GTTTCTGTTCCCAGCTCTTGGAGGATTGCTATATGGCTATGATATTGGTGCCACATCATCTGCTACAATATCTATACAG TCGCCCTCTTTTAGCGGAATTTCATGGTATGATTTGTCTTCTGTGGAAGTTGGCCTCATA ACTAGTGGCTCCCTGTATGGTGCATTGGCTGGCTCTGTTTTGGCTTTTAATGTTGCTGACTTCCTCG GAAGAAGAAGGGAGTTgatattttcttcattattgTATCTTTTGGGAGCTTTAGTCACAGCATTGGCACCCAACTTTGTTGTCTTGGTCATTGGAAGGCTCGTGTATGGCATTGGAATCGGTTTG GCCATGCATGCTGCCCCAATGTACATTGCTGAAACAGCTCCAAGCCAGATACGGGGACGACTCATTTCTCTGAAAGAGTTCTTCATAGTCATGGGAATGCTG TTTGGTTATGTTGTTGGTAGCCTCTTGGTTGAAACAATTTCTGGATGGCGTTACATGTATGGGGTTAGTACCCCTTTGGCTGTTATAATGGCTATTGGAATGTGGTGGTTGCCTGCATCACCAAGATGGATTCTGCTAAGAGCCATACAGGGCAAGGGGAAATTGCATGATTTAAGAGAAATTGCTATAAGTAGCTTGTGCCGGCTTAGAGGAAGGGCTATTGGGGATTCGGCTTCTCAGCAAGTGGATGAAATTCTGTCTGAGCTTTCTCAACTTAGTGAGGAGAAAGAAGCTACAATAGCGGAGATGTTCCAGGGGAAATGCTTGAAAGCTCTTTCAATCGGTGCTGGATTAGTCTTGTTCCAACAG ATTACGGGACAACCTAGCGTTCTGTACTATGCTGCCACTATTTTTGAG ACTGCAGGGTTTTCTGCTGCATCTGATGCTACGACAGCCTCAATATTTCTGGCATTGTTGAAG CTAATTATGACTGCAGTAGCTGTACTGGTGATTGATAGAGTTGGTAGAAGACCTCTGCTACTTGGTGGTGTCTCTGGAATG TTATCATTTGGTCCAATAGGTTGGTTAATGATTTCAGAGATTTTCCCTTTACGCTCAAGAGGGCGAGGATTGAGTATAGCAGTTCTGGTGAATTTCGGCGCAAATGCACTGGTGACATTTGCATTTTCTCCTCTCGAG GATTTGGTAGGAGCTGGCGTTGTGTTTTTCATATTTGGAGGCATTGCTGTTTTGTCGGTCATATTCATCTTCTTTGTGGTACCGGAGACAAAAGGACTCACTCTGGAGGAAATTGAGGCCAAACTCTTATAG
- the LOC113724779 gene encoding probable NADH dehydrogenase [ubiquinone] 1 alpha subcomplex subunit 12, whose product MGSVVRSAVKAIKEKGFGSFLRELRDEGYLTALLDGNLMQTKIHNIGATLVGVDKFGNKYYEKLGDTQYGRHRWVEYAAKDRYNASQVPPEWHGWLHFITDHTGDELLLLKPTRYGLEHKENLSGEGDQYIYHSKGHSLNPGQRDWTRYQPWQPTKA is encoded by the exons ATGGGTTCGGTAGTGAGGAGTGCGGTGAAGGCGATCAAGGAAAAGGGTTTTGGAAGCTTCCTGAGAGAGCTCAGGGATGAAGGATATTT GACAGCTCTCTTGGATGGGAATCTTAT GCAAACCAAGATTCACAATATAGGTGCAACACTTGTTGGTGTGGATAAATTTGGCAACAAATATTATGAAAAATTAGGAGACACTCAATACG GTAGACACCGTTGGGTCGAATATGCAGCAAAGGACCGCTATAATGCTTCTCAGGTCCCTCCAGAATGGCATGGTTGGCTGCATTTCATAACTGATCATACTGGAGATGAG CTTCTGTTACTGAAACCAACGAGATACGGGCTTGAGCACAAAGAGAACTTGTCCGGGGAAGGTGATCAGTATATCTATCACTCCAAGGGGCACTCCCTTAACCCTGGGCAGAGGGACTGGACCAGGTATCAACCTTGGCAACCGACCAAGGCCTAA
- the LOC113729806 gene encoding D-xylose-proton symporter-like 2 isoform X1 translates to MASYDRPHQPPTTASLLTKGGGGEIDDGAPEEEHLLLHENGEQQQQRLQSDNYSVLAAILPFLFPALGGLLYGYDIGATSSATISIQSPSFSGISWYDLSSVEVGLITSGSLYGALAGSVLAFNVADFLGRRRELIFSSLLYLLGALVTALAPNFVVLVIGRLVYGIGIGLAMHAAPMYIAETAPSQIRGRLISLKEFFIVMGMLFGYVVGSLLVETISGWRYMYGVSTPLAVIMAIGMWWLPASPRWILLRAIQGKGKLHDLREIAISSLCRLRGRAIGDSASQQVDEILSELSQLSEEKEATIAEMFQGKCLKALSIGAGLVLFQQITGQPSVLYYAATIFETAGFSAASDATTASIFLALLKLIMTAVAVLVIDRVGRRPLLLGGVSGMVISLFLLGSYYTFLDDVPAVAVVGLLLYVGCYQLSFGPIGWLMISEIFPLRSRGRGLSIAVLVNFGANALVTFAFSPLEDLVGAGVVFFIFGGIAVLSVIFIFFVVPETKGLTLEEIEAKLL, encoded by the exons ATGGCTTCTTATGATCGTCCACACCAACCCCCTACTACTGCCTCCCTCCTCACAAAG GGCGGTGGTGGCGAGATTGACGACGGTGCACCAGAAGAAGAGCATCTTCTGCTGCATGAGAATGGGGAACAACAGCAACAACGCCTCCAATCCGACAATTATTCCGTACTTGCTGCAATCCTCCC GTTTCTGTTCCCAGCTCTTGGAGGATTGCTATATGGCTATGATATTGGTGCCACATCATCTGCTACAATATCTATACAG TCGCCCTCTTTTAGCGGAATTTCATGGTATGATTTGTCTTCTGTGGAAGTTGGCCTCATA ACTAGTGGCTCCCTGTATGGTGCATTGGCTGGCTCTGTTTTGGCTTTTAATGTTGCTGACTTCCTCG GAAGAAGAAGGGAGTTgatattttcttcattattgTATCTTTTGGGAGCTTTAGTCACAGCATTGGCACCCAACTTTGTTGTCTTGGTCATTGGAAGGCTCGTGTATGGCATTGGAATCGGTTTG GCCATGCATGCTGCCCCAATGTACATTGCTGAAACAGCTCCAAGCCAGATACGGGGACGACTCATTTCTCTGAAAGAGTTCTTCATAGTCATGGGAATGCTG TTTGGTTATGTTGTTGGTAGCCTCTTGGTTGAAACAATTTCTGGATGGCGTTACATGTATGGGGTTAGTACCCCTTTGGCTGTTATAATGGCTATTGGAATGTGGTGGTTGCCTGCATCACCAAGATGGATTCTGCTAAGAGCCATACAGGGCAAGGGGAAATTGCATGATTTAAGAGAAATTGCTATAAGTAGCTTGTGCCGGCTTAGAGGAAGGGCTATTGGGGATTCGGCTTCTCAGCAAGTGGATGAAATTCTGTCTGAGCTTTCTCAACTTAGTGAGGAGAAAGAAGCTACAATAGCGGAGATGTTCCAGGGGAAATGCTTGAAAGCTCTTTCAATCGGTGCTGGATTAGTCTTGTTCCAACAG ATTACGGGACAACCTAGCGTTCTGTACTATGCTGCCACTATTTTTGAG ACTGCAGGGTTTTCTGCTGCATCTGATGCTACGACAGCCTCAATATTTCTGGCATTGTTGAAG CTAATTATGACTGCAGTAGCTGTACTGGTGATTGATAGAGTTGGTAGAAGACCTCTGCTACTTGGTGGTGTCTCTGGAATG GTAAtatccctctttcttttgggaTCATATTACACATTCTTGGATGATGTACCTGCCGTGGCTGTTGTTGGGCTGCTGCTGTATGTCGGATGCTATCAG TTATCATTTGGTCCAATAGGTTGGTTAATGATTTCAGAGATTTTCCCTTTACGCTCAAGAGGGCGAGGATTGAGTATAGCAGTTCTGGTGAATTTCGGCGCAAATGCACTGGTGACATTTGCATTTTCTCCTCTCGAG GATTTGGTAGGAGCTGGCGTTGTGTTTTTCATATTTGGAGGCATTGCTGTTTTGTCGGTCATATTCATCTTCTTTGTGGTACCGGAGACAAAAGGACTCACTCTGGAGGAAATTGAGGCCAAACTCTTATAG
- the LOC113724780 gene encoding ERAD-associated E3 ubiquitin-protein ligase HRD1A-like isoform X3 → MILATTTVSTFIKYVFYVSDMLMEGQWEGKAVYTFYLELIRDLLHLSMYLCFFLVIFVNYGVPLHLIRELYETFRNFKVRVADYIRYRKITSNMNDRFPDATPEELNASDATCIICREEMTTAKKLLCGHLFHVHCLRSWLERQHTCPTCRALVVPPENGTITAGSRPDSHQQGTNMAGTSSHASASNDMANGNINQHQARLQAAAAAASIYGKSFVYPSASTPMWSQIYRSMGSIPADSGGEVDVTEQSQLRHFNNFPFAQLPPFTFAATSLNGERIHSNLSVSESQIDAQKKFLEHQIEVLQAQLQLIQKLYAEKTNATEATCASKGKTISSLSSSSSDCNQHVKTEDSDS, encoded by the exons ATGATACTAGCTACAACCACCGTCTCAACTTTTATCAAATATGTATTTTATGTCAGCGACATGCTTATGGAAGGACAATGGGAAGGCAAGGCTGTCTACACCTTCTATTTGGAGCTAATCCGAGATCTGCTACACTTGTCTATGTACCTGTGCTTTTTTCTTGTAATCTTCGT GAACTATGGTGTTCCTCTACACTTGATTCGGGAGCTTTATGAGACCTTTCGCAACTTCAAAGTTCGAGTTGCCGATTATATTCGGTATCGGAAGATCACTTCAAATATGAACGATCGTTTTCCAGACGCAACACCGGAAGAGCTTAATGC AAGTGATGCAACCTGCATTATTTGCCGTGAGGAGATGACTACAGCAAAGAAACTCCTTTGCGGGCATCTTTTCCATGTACATTGTCTTCGTTCATGGTTGGAAAGGCAGCACACATGTCCTACTTGCAGAGCACTTGTTGTACCACCTGAAAATGGGACAATTACAGCTGGATCGCGGCCTGATAGTCATCAACAGG GAACAAACATGGCTGGTACATCTTCTCATGCATCTGCTAGTAATGACATGGCAAATGGTAATATCAACCAACACCAGGCTAGACTCCAAGCTGCAGCAGCTGCTGCCTCAATATATGGAAAATCTTTTGTTTACCCTTCTGCAAGCACACCAATGTG GTCTCAAATATACAGGTCCATGGGCTCCATTCCTGCTGATTCAGGCGGTGAAGTAGATGTCACTGAACAGTCACAACTGCGCCACTTCAATAACTTTCCCTTTGCCCAACTCCCACCATTTACGTTTGCTGCAACAAGTTTGAATGGAGAGAGAATTCACAGCAACTTAAGTGTATCAGAGTCTCaaattgatgctcaaaagaAATTTCTGGAGCACCAGATTGAG GTTTTGCAAGCCCAGCTCCAGCTTATACAGAAGCTATATGCTGAGAAAACCAATGCTACAGAAGCAACTTGTGCCAGCAAGGGAAAGACCATATCGTCAttgtcttcctcttcttcaGATTGCAATCAGCATGTGAAGACTGAAGATTCAGATTCATAG
- the LOC113724780 gene encoding ERAD-associated E3 ubiquitin-protein ligase HRD1B-like isoform X2 gives MLRLQTYAGLSIIATLAVIYHAFSSRGQFYPAMVHLSTSKISLVLLLNMGLVIMCILWQLTKKIFLGSLREAEVERLNEQSWREVMEILFAITIFRQDFSVSFLAMVTTLLLIKALHWLAQKRVEYIETTPTVPAWSHLRIVSFMAFLLLVDTLFLYNSVKYLILTRQASVSLFFSFEYMILATTTVSTFIKYVFYVSDMLMEGQWEGKAVYTFYLELIRDLLHLSMYLCFFLVIFVNYGVPLHLIRELYETFRNFKVRVADYIRYRKITSNMNDRFPDATPEELNADATCIICREEMTTAKKLLCGHLFHVHCLRSWLERQHTCPTCRALVVPPENGTITAGSRPDSHQQGTNMAGTSSHASASNDMANGNINQHQARLQAAAAAASIYGKSFVYPSASTPMWSQIYRSMGSIPADSGGEVDVTEQSQLRHFNNFPFAQLPPFTFAATSLNGERIHSNLSVSESQIDAQKKFLEHQIEVLQAQLQLIQKLYAEKTNATEATCASKGKTISSLSSSSSDCNQHVKTEDSDS, from the exons atgctgaggctgcagACTTACGCTGGGCTCAGTATAATTGCAACCCTTGCTGTAATTTATCATGCCTTTAGCAGTAGAGGTCAATTCTATCCAGCCATGGTTCATTTATCCACCTCCAAGATCAGCTTGGTACTTCTCCTCAACATGGGCCTCGTCATTATGTGCATTCTCTGGCAGTTGACCAAGAAAATCTTCCTTGGTTCCCTCCGCGAAGCTGAGGTTGAGAGGTTGAATGAGCAGTCCTGGCGTGAAGTCATGGAAATACTCTTTGCCATCACTATTTTCCGCCAGGACTTTTCCGTCAGTTTTCTTGCCATGGTTACTACACTTCTCTTGATCAAAGCTTTGCATTGGTTGGCGCAGAAAAGGGTTGAGTACATTGAGACCACTCCAACTGTCCCTGCCTGGTCCCATCTCCGCATCGTCTCCTTTATGGCATTCCTACTCCTTGTCGACACCCTCTTCTTGTACAACTCTGTAAAGTATTTGATACTGACAAGACAGGCTtcagtttctctcttcttttctttcga GTACATGATACTAGCTACAACCACCGTCTCAACTTTTATCAAATATGTATTTTATGTCAGCGACATGCTTATGGAAGGACAATGGGAAGGCAAGGCTGTCTACACCTTCTATTTGGAGCTAATCCGAGATCTGCTACACTTGTCTATGTACCTGTGCTTTTTTCTTGTAATCTTCGT GAACTATGGTGTTCCTCTACACTTGATTCGGGAGCTTTATGAGACCTTTCGCAACTTCAAAGTTCGAGTTGCCGATTATATTCGGTATCGGAAGATCACTTCAAATATGAACGATCGTTTTCCAGACGCAACACCGGAAGAGCTTAATGC TGATGCAACCTGCATTATTTGCCGTGAGGAGATGACTACAGCAAAGAAACTCCTTTGCGGGCATCTTTTCCATGTACATTGTCTTCGTTCATGGTTGGAAAGGCAGCACACATGTCCTACTTGCAGAGCACTTGTTGTACCACCTGAAAATGGGACAATTACAGCTGGATCGCGGCCTGATAGTCATCAACAGG GAACAAACATGGCTGGTACATCTTCTCATGCATCTGCTAGTAATGACATGGCAAATGGTAATATCAACCAACACCAGGCTAGACTCCAAGCTGCAGCAGCTGCTGCCTCAATATATGGAAAATCTTTTGTTTACCCTTCTGCAAGCACACCAATGTG GTCTCAAATATACAGGTCCATGGGCTCCATTCCTGCTGATTCAGGCGGTGAAGTAGATGTCACTGAACAGTCACAACTGCGCCACTTCAATAACTTTCCCTTTGCCCAACTCCCACCATTTACGTTTGCTGCAACAAGTTTGAATGGAGAGAGAATTCACAGCAACTTAAGTGTATCAGAGTCTCaaattgatgctcaaaagaAATTTCTGGAGCACCAGATTGAG GTTTTGCAAGCCCAGCTCCAGCTTATACAGAAGCTATATGCTGAGAAAACCAATGCTACAGAAGCAACTTGTGCCAGCAAGGGAAAGACCATATCGTCAttgtcttcctcttcttcaGATTGCAATCAGCATGTGAAGACTGAAGATTCAGATTCATAG